From a region of the Daphnia magna isolate NIES linkage group LG1, ASM2063170v1.1, whole genome shotgun sequence genome:
- the LOC123474171 gene encoding F-actin-monooxygenase MICAL3-like isoform X1 produces the protein MSKDRQSPLFTPIKDDRVHKEIHRRMLEKKKYESSPNLLRKKEAISQERERQGDLVREMVFSRIQRTSPEKTRERRGSYGSMTPPGSSRASRSDSEPRSTISPDRRDIFATPHSSLRSVAEIPPPLSNEYVTPMSSNKKDAEMNNESALGAVKRELFISTPSIRPTDNEFKTPNLKEWQDANRQFDRQNSARMEARAKAQAKADQDLGLSPPDYIENLKDKLRRKPSIDDDSNEVLPVRNRSFSEPNVDAEKSWDLPSRPNAPVLIPSEVAGIPPAKPPRLMATPSNITPAKKVEPSRISDNASAVPTFNNSVLKNAKSLSHIVTPTVPVLQPPSPRTDVIGNMFVQQHNRPSSSSPTSPPQSPRSVDSSKSTSYLWAGLSPAESQAKLDADSAASTSSPSTTNEHGVKVKKSKDRERRRSIIQTITGLFSSSKKEDAKESDSPSKKSSPTKFQLPKFSGKKDKANKDKLALDSSLEDGRLRSASSPVTPPNEDGKGGVKPRAASLLASPTSGSEATTPTSGFAVDQCDSSGTPSGQWSTFSSSTKRQSKQARQVARQTELKRLRMAQSIQRQLEEMEVKQKELEDQGVRLERTLRGEEGGVSGRDESALMQEWFQLVHEKNALSRYEQELMVRARELELEDRHARLHMELKDRMSLDDWDDDVFITDGSLEPETVKSPADVDKEGAILSEMLEIVEQKDSLRNMLEEDRQRYREEDKDLETQMLAKGLRLATLRQRKESQV, from the exons ATGTCGAAAGACAGGCAATCACCATTGTTCACGCCCATCAAAGACGACCGTGTTCACAAAGAGATTCATCGTCGTAtgttggagaaaaagaaatacgaaTCTTCACCGAATTTGCTCCGCAAAAAGGAAGCCATTTCTCAG GAACGTGAACGGCAGGGTGACTTGGTTCGTGAAATGGTCTTCAGTAGGATACAACGCACTAGCCCGGAGAAAACTAGAGAGCGCAGAGGTTCCTATGGGTCCATGACGCCTCCTGGATCTTCAAGAGCCTCTCGATCCGATTCGGAACCCCGCAGTACCATCAGTCCAGATCGTAGAGATATTTTCGCTACACCTCATTCATCTCTTCGATCAGTGGCTGAAATTCCACCACCTCTTTCCAATGAATATGTGACACCGATGAGCAGCAACAAAAAAG ATGCTGAAATGAACAACGAAAGTGCTTTAGGGGCTGTGAAACGCGAGTTATTCATTTCGACACCATCGATAAGGCCAACTGATAATGAGTTCAAAACACCGAATCTTAAAGAATGGCAAGATGCGAATCGACAATTTGATCGTCAAAATTCGGCTCGTATGGAGGCGCGAGCCAAAGCTCAAGCCAAAGCCGATCAAGATCTTGGGTTGAGTCCACCGGATTACATCGAAAATCTAAAAGACAAGCTGCGCCGGAAGCCCAGCATCGATGATGATAGCAACGAAGTGCTGCCGGTCCGGAACCGCAGTTTCTCAGAACCCAACGTCGATGCAGAAAAATCGTGGGATCTTCCATCTCGTCCAAATGCTCCAGTGCTAATTCCGTCTGAGGTTGCTGGCATACCACCCGCCAAACCTCCTAGACTGATGGCCACTCCCTCGAATATCACTCCAGCCAAGAAAGTGGAGCCGTCACGAATCTCGGACAACGCCTCAGCCGTTCCAACGTTCAATAATTCCGTATTGAAGAACGCCAAATCATTGTCGCATATAGTTACCCCGACCGTACCAGTTTTGCAACCTCCTAGCCCACGGACGGATGTCATCGGCAACATGTTTGTTCAGCAACATAATCGTCCGTCCTCGTCGAGCCCGACCAGTCCACCACAAAGTCCACGGTCCGTCGACTCATCCAAATCAACCAGTTATCTATGGGCGGGACTCTCACCTGCTGAATCGCAAGCTAAGCTCGATGCTGATTCTGCAGCCTCGACTTCATCCCCGTCGACGACCAACGAG catGGCGTGAAAGTGAAGAAATCGAAAGACCGTGAACGTCGTCGTAGCATTATCCAGACAATTACGGGCCTATTTAGCAGTTCTAAGAAAGAAGATGCAAAAGAGTCTGACTCCCCTAGCAAGAAATCCAGTCCAACCAAATTCCAGTTGCCGAAGTTTTCAGGAAAGAAGGATAAAGCTAACAAG GATAAATTGGCGTTGGACAGTTCTTTGGAAGACGGCCGACTTCGTTCCGCTAGTTCTCCTGTTACGCCTCCTAACGAGG atggtAAAGGTGGTGTTAAACCGCGAGCAGCCTCTCTGCTTGCTAGTCCAACGTCAGGAAGCGAGGCAACGACTCCAACGTCCGGTTTCGCCGTGGACCAATGTGACTCATCAGGAACTCCAAGTGGCCAATGGTCGACTTTCTCGTCAAGTACCAAACGGCAATCGAAGCAAGCGCGTCAAGTAGCTCGTCAAACCGAATTGAAGAG ACTCCGTATGGCGCAATCTATTCAGCGCCAgttggaagaaatggaagttAAACAAAAGGAACTGGAGGATCAAGGCGTTCGACTTGAGCGGACATTACGCGGTGAAGAAGGAG GAGTATCCGGCCGTGACGAGTCTGCCCTGATGCAGGAATGGTTTCAACTAGTCCACGAGAAGAATGCATTAAGTCGGTACGAGCAGGAGCTGATGGTTCGTGCTCGTGAGCTTGAGCTGGAAGATAGACATGCCCGGCTTCATATGGAGCTCAAGGATCGCATGTCCTTGGATG ATTGGGATGACGACGTCTTTATCACTGATGGCTCATTGGAGCCAG AGACGGTGAAATCGCCAGCCGACGTGGACAAGGAGGGAGCCATTCTGTCCGAGATGCTGGAGATCGTGGAGCAGAAAGACTCGCTACGGAACATGCTGGAAGAGGACCGGCAAAG GTACCGTGAAGAGGACAAAGACCTGGAGACTCAAATGCTTGCCAAAGGCTTGCGGCTTGCAACGCTTCGTCAACGAAAGGAATCCCAAGTCTGA
- the LOC123474171 gene encoding F-actin-monooxygenase MICAL3-like isoform X2 codes for MSKDRQSPLFTPIKDDRVHKEIHRRMLEKKKYESSPNLLRKKEAISQERERQGDLVREMVFSRIQRTSPEKTRERRGSYGSMTPPGSSRASRSDSEPRSTISPDRRDIFATPHSSLRSVAEIPPPLSNEYVTPMSSNKKDAEMNNESALGAVKRELFISTPSIRPTDNEFKTPNLKEWQDANRQFDRQNSARMEARAKAQAKADQDLGLSPPDYIENLKDKLRRKPSIDDDSNEVLPVRNRSFSEPNVDAEKSWDLPSRPNAPVLIPSEVAGIPPAKPPRLMATPSNITPAKKVEPSRISDNASAVPTFNNSVLKNAKSLSHIVTPTVPVLQPPSPRTDVIGNMFVQQHNRPSSSSPTSPPQSPRSVDSSKSTSYLWAGLSPAESQAKLDADSAASTSSPSTTNEHGVKVKKSKDRERRRSIIQTITGLFSSSKKEDAKESDSPSKKSSPTKFQLPKFSGKKDKANKDKLALDSSLEDGRLRSASSPVTPPNEDGKGGVKPRAASLLASPTSGSEATTPTSGFAVDQCDSSGTPSGQWSTFSSSTKRQSKQARQVARQTELKRLRMAQSIQRQLEEMEVKQKELEDQGVRLERTLRGEEGGVSGRDESALMQEWFQLVHEKNALSRYEQELMVRARELELEDRHARLHMELKDRMSLDETVKSPADVDKEGAILSEMLEIVEQKDSLRNMLEEDRQRYREEDKDLETQMLAKGLRLATLRQRKESQV; via the exons ATGTCGAAAGACAGGCAATCACCATTGTTCACGCCCATCAAAGACGACCGTGTTCACAAAGAGATTCATCGTCGTAtgttggagaaaaagaaatacgaaTCTTCACCGAATTTGCTCCGCAAAAAGGAAGCCATTTCTCAG GAACGTGAACGGCAGGGTGACTTGGTTCGTGAAATGGTCTTCAGTAGGATACAACGCACTAGCCCGGAGAAAACTAGAGAGCGCAGAGGTTCCTATGGGTCCATGACGCCTCCTGGATCTTCAAGAGCCTCTCGATCCGATTCGGAACCCCGCAGTACCATCAGTCCAGATCGTAGAGATATTTTCGCTACACCTCATTCATCTCTTCGATCAGTGGCTGAAATTCCACCACCTCTTTCCAATGAATATGTGACACCGATGAGCAGCAACAAAAAAG ATGCTGAAATGAACAACGAAAGTGCTTTAGGGGCTGTGAAACGCGAGTTATTCATTTCGACACCATCGATAAGGCCAACTGATAATGAGTTCAAAACACCGAATCTTAAAGAATGGCAAGATGCGAATCGACAATTTGATCGTCAAAATTCGGCTCGTATGGAGGCGCGAGCCAAAGCTCAAGCCAAAGCCGATCAAGATCTTGGGTTGAGTCCACCGGATTACATCGAAAATCTAAAAGACAAGCTGCGCCGGAAGCCCAGCATCGATGATGATAGCAACGAAGTGCTGCCGGTCCGGAACCGCAGTTTCTCAGAACCCAACGTCGATGCAGAAAAATCGTGGGATCTTCCATCTCGTCCAAATGCTCCAGTGCTAATTCCGTCTGAGGTTGCTGGCATACCACCCGCCAAACCTCCTAGACTGATGGCCACTCCCTCGAATATCACTCCAGCCAAGAAAGTGGAGCCGTCACGAATCTCGGACAACGCCTCAGCCGTTCCAACGTTCAATAATTCCGTATTGAAGAACGCCAAATCATTGTCGCATATAGTTACCCCGACCGTACCAGTTTTGCAACCTCCTAGCCCACGGACGGATGTCATCGGCAACATGTTTGTTCAGCAACATAATCGTCCGTCCTCGTCGAGCCCGACCAGTCCACCACAAAGTCCACGGTCCGTCGACTCATCCAAATCAACCAGTTATCTATGGGCGGGACTCTCACCTGCTGAATCGCAAGCTAAGCTCGATGCTGATTCTGCAGCCTCGACTTCATCCCCGTCGACGACCAACGAG catGGCGTGAAAGTGAAGAAATCGAAAGACCGTGAACGTCGTCGTAGCATTATCCAGACAATTACGGGCCTATTTAGCAGTTCTAAGAAAGAAGATGCAAAAGAGTCTGACTCCCCTAGCAAGAAATCCAGTCCAACCAAATTCCAGTTGCCGAAGTTTTCAGGAAAGAAGGATAAAGCTAACAAG GATAAATTGGCGTTGGACAGTTCTTTGGAAGACGGCCGACTTCGTTCCGCTAGTTCTCCTGTTACGCCTCCTAACGAGG atggtAAAGGTGGTGTTAAACCGCGAGCAGCCTCTCTGCTTGCTAGTCCAACGTCAGGAAGCGAGGCAACGACTCCAACGTCCGGTTTCGCCGTGGACCAATGTGACTCATCAGGAACTCCAAGTGGCCAATGGTCGACTTTCTCGTCAAGTACCAAACGGCAATCGAAGCAAGCGCGTCAAGTAGCTCGTCAAACCGAATTGAAGAG ACTCCGTATGGCGCAATCTATTCAGCGCCAgttggaagaaatggaagttAAACAAAAGGAACTGGAGGATCAAGGCGTTCGACTTGAGCGGACATTACGCGGTGAAGAAGGAG GAGTATCCGGCCGTGACGAGTCTGCCCTGATGCAGGAATGGTTTCAACTAGTCCACGAGAAGAATGCATTAAGTCGGTACGAGCAGGAGCTGATGGTTCGTGCTCGTGAGCTTGAGCTGGAAGATAGACATGCCCGGCTTCATATGGAGCTCAAGGATCGCATGTCCTTGGATG AGACGGTGAAATCGCCAGCCGACGTGGACAAGGAGGGAGCCATTCTGTCCGAGATGCTGGAGATCGTGGAGCAGAAAGACTCGCTACGGAACATGCTGGAAGAGGACCGGCAAAG GTACCGTGAAGAGGACAAAGACCTGGAGACTCAAATGCTTGCCAAAGGCTTGCGGCTTGCAACGCTTCGTCAACGAAAGGAATCCCAAGTCTGA
- the LOC116923408 gene encoding protein-cysteine N-palmitoyltransferase Rasp isoform X2 has translation MEDVDPNIFSMAKICHPIPNHKLDNQTKISKNSASMLFLWILQLFSLHCVWILCIGFTLALHSSLFTDLKAGLFEEDSVREYLFSVLLAWTHARSISYLVDTRSDGHHNKLMNFYHYCFYLPLLPTGPLMLYRDFKFSMENPANQQCSLAHLVKSTALIARYLFWWFIHQLALHYFYHSALQYHIGIVRQFDVWSAAGLGYTLGQFFMTKYLVLYGLPSALSRLDHVDAPPPPKCVGRIHLYSQMWRDFDRGLYNFMLQYIYIPFKGTSDKALPKLAGTAMCFGFVCIWHGASNAVIIWCVSNYVGICLETMGKSCSTCWPFADWKAKWSPSNWLRFQAAVASPLLLMSALSNFCFFTDAGVGYILAKKAVYEGGIVRLLCILLVMYCCCQVSMALDRRNKKNLVHNQPH, from the exons ATGGAAGATGTGGACCCCAATATTTTTTCGATGGCTAAAATTTGTCATCCCATACCTAATCATAAGCTTGACAATCAAACGAAGATTTCCAAAAATAGTGCCTCTA TGCTGTTCCTATGGATTCTACAGTTATTTTCCTTACACTGTGTTTGGATACTCTGCATTGGGTTTACACTTGCACTGCATTCATCACTGTTTACAGATTTAAAA GCAGGTTTGTTTGAAGAAGATTCCGTTCGGGAGTATTTGTTTTCGGTTCTTTTAGCGTGGACCCACGCTCGTTCAATTAGTTACTTGGTAGATACACGTTCCGACGGTCATCATAACAAATTGATGAACTTCTACCACTATTGCTTCTATCTCCCCTTGTTACCAACAGGACCGTTGATGCTTTATCGGGATTTCAAATTTTCG ATGGAAAATCCTGCAAACCAACAATGCAGTTTAGCTCATCTAGTCAAGAGCACAGCGCTAATTGCGCGCTACCTCTTTTGGTGGTTTATTCATCAGCTTGCTTTGCATTATTTCTATCATAGTGCATTGCAATATCACATTG GAATTGTTCGACAGTTTGATGTCTGGTCGGCAGCAGGACTTGGGTACACGCTTGGACAGTTTTTCATGACCAAATACTTGGTTTTATACGGGCTGCCATCGGCGTTATCCCGATTAGATCACGTTGATGCACCCCCTCCACCCAAGTGTGTAGGCCGCATTCATCTCTATTCGCAAATGTGGCGAGATTTTGATCGAGGACTATACAATTTCATGCTTCA gTATATTTACATTCCATTTAAAGGGACGTCGGACAAAGCATTGCCAAAATTGGCCGGAACAGCTATGTGTTTCGGCTTTGTCTGTATATGGCACGGTGCTTCAAATGCAGTG ATCATTTGGTGTGTCTCTAATTATGTTGGAATTTGTCTCGAAACAATGGGCAAATCTTGTTCTACCTGCTGGCCTTTTGCAGATTGGAAA GCTAAATGGTCCCCCTCGAATTGGCTACGATTTCAAGCCGCCGTAGCTTCACCACTACTTCTGATGTCTGCGctttctaatttttgtttctttactGATGCTGGCGTTGGATACATTCTAGCTAAAAAAGCCGTCTACGAAG GTGGAATTGTGAGGTTGCTGTGTATTTTATTGGTCATGTACTGCTGTTGCCAAGTTTCCATGGCTTTGGATCgtcgaaataagaaaaaccTTGTCCATAATCAGCCACATTAG
- the LOC116923408 gene encoding protein-cysteine N-palmitoyltransferase HHAT isoform X1, whose amino-acid sequence MVDQSLIELKIYFLTWTGSVFYSMYQCHLTSDRYSQYLSEDLVPGWKWVGRNVDTSDFEWKMWTPIFFRWLKFVIPYLIISLTIKRRFPKIVPLVSIAMSFCWLWNMLGLHLTIFTFIQPVLFLWILQLFSLHCVWILCIGFTLALHSSLFTDLKAGLFEEDSVREYLFSVLLAWTHARSISYLVDTRSDGHHNKLMNFYHYCFYLPLLPTGPLMLYRDFKFSMENPANQQCSLAHLVKSTALIARYLFWWFIHQLALHYFYHSALQYHIGIVRQFDVWSAAGLGYTLGQFFMTKYLVLYGLPSALSRLDHVDAPPPPKCVGRIHLYSQMWRDFDRGLYNFMLQYIYIPFKGTSDKALPKLAGTAMCFGFVCIWHGASNAVIIWCVSNYVGICLETMGKSCSTCWPFADWKAKWSPSNWLRFQAAVASPLLLMSALSNFCFFTDAGVGYILAKKAVYEGGIVRLLCILLVMYCCCQVSMALDRRNKKNLVHNQPH is encoded by the exons ATGGTAGACCAAAGTTTAATAGAATTAAAGATTTATTTCTTGACCTGGACAGGGTCTGTTTTTTATTCGATGTACCAGTGCCATTTAACTAGTGATA GATATTCTCAGTACTTGTCAGAGGATTTGGTTCCTGGCTGGAAATGGGTAGGCAGAAATGTTGATACATCTGATTTTGAATGGAAGATGTGGACCCCAATATTTTTTCGATGGCTAAAATTTGTCATCCCATACCTAATCATAAGCTTGACAATCAAACGAAGATTTCCAAAAATAGTGCCTCTAGTCAGTATTGCCATGTCATTCTGTTGGCTTTGGAATATGCTTGGATTGCATTTAACCATCTTCACATTTATCCAACCAGTGCTGTTCCTATGGATTCTACAGTTATTTTCCTTACACTGTGTTTGGATACTCTGCATTGGGTTTACACTTGCACTGCATTCATCACTGTTTACAGATTTAAAA GCAGGTTTGTTTGAAGAAGATTCCGTTCGGGAGTATTTGTTTTCGGTTCTTTTAGCGTGGACCCACGCTCGTTCAATTAGTTACTTGGTAGATACACGTTCCGACGGTCATCATAACAAATTGATGAACTTCTACCACTATTGCTTCTATCTCCCCTTGTTACCAACAGGACCGTTGATGCTTTATCGGGATTTCAAATTTTCG ATGGAAAATCCTGCAAACCAACAATGCAGTTTAGCTCATCTAGTCAAGAGCACAGCGCTAATTGCGCGCTACCTCTTTTGGTGGTTTATTCATCAGCTTGCTTTGCATTATTTCTATCATAGTGCATTGCAATATCACATTG GAATTGTTCGACAGTTTGATGTCTGGTCGGCAGCAGGACTTGGGTACACGCTTGGACAGTTTTTCATGACCAAATACTTGGTTTTATACGGGCTGCCATCGGCGTTATCCCGATTAGATCACGTTGATGCACCCCCTCCACCCAAGTGTGTAGGCCGCATTCATCTCTATTCGCAAATGTGGCGAGATTTTGATCGAGGACTATACAATTTCATGCTTCA gTATATTTACATTCCATTTAAAGGGACGTCGGACAAAGCATTGCCAAAATTGGCCGGAACAGCTATGTGTTTCGGCTTTGTCTGTATATGGCACGGTGCTTCAAATGCAGTG ATCATTTGGTGTGTCTCTAATTATGTTGGAATTTGTCTCGAAACAATGGGCAAATCTTGTTCTACCTGCTGGCCTTTTGCAGATTGGAAA GCTAAATGGTCCCCCTCGAATTGGCTACGATTTCAAGCCGCCGTAGCTTCACCACTACTTCTGATGTCTGCGctttctaatttttgtttctttactGATGCTGGCGTTGGATACATTCTAGCTAAAAAAGCCGTCTACGAAG GTGGAATTGTGAGGTTGCTGTGTATTTTATTGGTCATGTACTGCTGTTGCCAAGTTTCCATGGCTTTGGATCgtcgaaataagaaaaaccTTGTCCATAATCAGCCACATTAG
- the LOC123474204 gene encoding uncharacterized protein LOC123474204, giving the protein MDSDLALSRYRGNSGDFLKAVVKNIDGYEDLADLVSQDKGTLKLFQNITDDNIINKLISLKGSTFWIERFIAMGIEGFDMLMSTLLEKLNKDGLSYTIEMITLVTQSGSIWSNYVNWARWTDDTIKLFLGRVANQLGQNYVMKLVFHDDGNGPIIIRAALRKIPTKNGYPVAAMVAHVTERERREEIRNLINSSVTDFLQKFTIWVLCFIQDFSRNDLLNLIKAITSVDNDSFRTGSVWSRYVDEQFYPSQIDKFLKCVSEELGEEEVINLLLHDGGKGPVI; this is encoded by the coding sequence ATGGATAGTGACCTTGCATTAAGTAGATACCGCGGAAATTCCGGAGATTTCCTCAAAGCAGTTGTTAAAAACATTGATGGTTATGAAGACCTAGCTGACTTAGTTTCTCAGGACAAGGGAACTTTGAAACTATTCCAGAACATTACAGATGACAATATTATCAACAAACTCATCTCTTTGAAAGGATCGACATTTTGGATAGAACGTTTTATAGCCATGGGAATAGAAGGATTCGATATGCTCATGTCAACCCTCTTGGAAAAATTGAATAAGGATGGACTGTCCTACACCATTGAAATGATCACATTGGTGACGCAATCTGGAAGTATTTGGTCTAACTACGTCAACTGGGCAAGATGGACTGACGATacaattaaattatttttgggACGCGTTGCCAACCAGCTGGGACAAAACTACGTAATGAAACTTGTGTTCCATGATGACGGTAACGGCCCAATAATAATTCGAGCTGCTTTGCGAAAAATTCCTACTAAAAACGGATATCCAGTAGCTGCCATGGTGGCACACGTGacggaaagagagagaagagaggAAATTCGCAATCTTATTAATTCAAGTGTCACAGATTTCTTACAAAAGTTCACTATTTGGGTACTTTGTTTCATACAAGATTTCAGTCGGAACGATCTTTTGAATTTAATCAAAGCCATTACATCCGTGGATAATGATTCTTTCCGCACTGGTAGCGTATGGTCTCGCTACGTCGACGAGCAATTTTACCCCAGTCAGATTGACAAATTCTTGAAATGTGTTTCAGAAGAACTGGGTGAAGAAGAGGTTATCAATTTGTTGTTACACGATGGCGGGAAAGGCCCTGTTATATAG